One window from the genome of Microcebus murinus isolate Inina chromosome X, M.murinus_Inina_mat1.0, whole genome shotgun sequence encodes:
- the TMEM35A gene encoding nicotinic acetylcholine receptor chaperone, giving the protein MASPRTVTIVALSVALGLFFVFMGTIKLTPRLSKDAYSEMKRAYKSYVRALPLLKKMGINSILLRKSIGALEVACGIVMTLVPGRPKDVANFFLLLLVLAVLFFHQLVGDPLKRYAHALVFGILLTCRLLIARKPEDRSSEKKPLPGSAEEQPSLYEKAPQGKVKVS; this is encoded by the exons ATGGCATCCCCCAGAACCGTAACTATCGTGGCCCTCTCAGTGGCCCTGGGACTCTTCTTTGTTTTCATGGGGACCATCAAGTTGACCCCCAGGCTCAGCAAGGATGCCTACAGTGAGATG AAACGTGCTTACAAGAGCTATGTCCGAGCCCTCCCTCTGCTGAAGAAAATGGGGATCAATTCCATTCTCCTCCGAAAAAGCATTGGTGCCCTTGAGGTGGCCTGCGGCATCGTCATGACACTTGTGCCTGGGCGTCCCAAAGACGTGGCCAACTTCTTCCTGCTCTTGCTGGTGTTGGCTGTGCTCTTTTTCCACCAGCTGGTCGGTGATCCTCTCAAACGCTATGCCCATGCGCTGGTGTTTGGAATCCTGCTCACCTGCCGCCTGCTAATTGCCCGCAAGCCTGAAGACCGATCTTCTGAGAAGAAGCCCTTGCCCGGAAGTGCCGAGGAGCAACCTTCCTTATATGAGAAGGCCCCTCAGGGCAAAGTGAAGGTGTCATAG